AATGGGCTAGGGTCTAAGTGGACCTCCAGTGACCTGTACTGTAGACCATGCCTTTTCGGTTTTCATTGCCTAAATTTAAACATTTTATCCTACAAACTGAATGAGTGGCAGTGGATGCTTGCATCAATGTTAATTTGACTTTGATATGTTTTAGTTTATCTTGCATggtcaaaaaaatatttttgtctTGTAATCAGTTAAGAAAAAAATCTCAAGCAATTGTCATACCCAAGTTGCCCCAAATAATTGCCATATCCAAAAAATTTATATGCCCATCTTATTAAGTCAACAGGTAAGTTCAGTTTTAGAATCTCAAGTGAGCACCTTAACCTAAAATAAATATCTAGAGAGTCTAAAACAGCTTGCAAGTTCAGCTATAAAAATCATAACAGACCGAAATAGTTTTGAGCACCCTTGATGCAAAAATGCCAATGCTCGGGCAATGCCCTGGCAGTTTTGTGGTGAAATCTCCATTTTGTGTCGAATCCTTCAGAACTAGAATATTGAATCCTCTTCAACTCTGACTTAAAACTCCGCTTCGACTATTACGTCCATGAAACTGAGATCTCAATTATATAACACAACAAAACCGACCTCTATTGGGATGATTGCTTTCACTCTAAAACTGACTTGATGGAGATTCTCCTATAGGAGTGTGGGTTGGTGCGGTAAGCATATAGTACGTGAAGGAGCTCGTGTAGCCAGTACTTTCCAACATCTCATATTGAAGAGAAATGCTTCTTGATGTGGAGACCCTTGAGCAGCTCATGGAATCCCTTATCAGAAAATTGAGTTTTGATGTCAGTAACCACAAAATGTGGGATTTCAAAGCTGGTTATACAAAACTTTTGCACTTGAGTCGAGGTAATGGTGGCAAGCGACTCTGCCTCTATCTACTTAGTGAAATAATTCGCAACTACAATGATAAAGCGCATTTGTAAGGGCCCATGAGGTCCATTCTCCATTGATAGAATAGTCATAATCTTCATTTCTCCCTAGTGCCCACATGGCAGCAGTCTAACAAACGTCCTACACTCAAGTTCGGTTTTCCCTGACTGAACAATAAGATAAATCATACTTGCATTTTGTTATTTGCATATCAAAACTAACAGGGCGTGAAGGAACTTTTTAGTGATAATTAAAAAAAGGAGATGATGGAAGACTAGCACAGTAAAAATGATGTACAAATAACATCATTTGTCATATTTTCAGACTATCAATGAACGATTCATCAAGATTCCTTTGGAAAAAGCTGCTGAAGTACCCTTCGTGTGTCAACTTCTTGTATACAGGTAGGTTTCCTTCTCCAATTAGCTCTTCAGCAGGTCCAATGTCAATAAATGGGCATGGATAGCAGAATGTCACTATAGACAATCTCTCCTTCAACTTATTCACAACAGCTCTGTGCTCTGGCGCTTTGTATATCCCATTGCTCATCACCTGAAGGCATAACCAAACTCATGCTGATGATTTTAAGAtttaaactcattttccaaatcaAAAAATGCAATGGCAATTCTTGTTCAAATATAATACCATAATCCTATTGCTTTATCCATTTAAGTGATTTTGTCAATCGCTATCTCCTTTTTATCTAACAAGATATAGTCCACAGGAGGGAATCCTACGTGAGCCTTGAACATCATATCCTTGTCGGACTAGCTCTCCCCGGagacaaaaccagaaaaaaggGGTTGAGAATTTAACATATATTCAAAAATCAGTATTGACTACTAAATGATGTAGTGTAAAATTTAAGGGGTCAAATACATCATTTAAATATCCTTCTattaaggattttttttttcttggggaCGATTGCCCACTTAACGTGGTGCCGACCCTGGCACTCCCCACTGGGTTTGTTTTCATATACAAGACTCGAACCTGAGACTTTACTTAAGAGAATCAAGCATGTACCACTTAAACTAACCACGAGTTAGTTATCAATCTCTATCTCATGTTGAATTTCAAGCCTAGGGGATCAGAAATACAAACCTCAATAATATGGCCGATGTTTGCAACAATGGCCCCTTCTATAGGTTCGACACCAACCCATTTTCCATCTTTAAGGAACTGCAACCCTGGAAAATCACTACAATCAGCCAGAAGAGTGATCCCGGAATTGTCGGCATGGGGCACAATCCCAAGAACTCTTTCAGGCTCTGGACAGGGTGGGTAGCAATTCATCCTTACATCATATAGACCTTCTCGGAAGCTTTCTGATATCTGTGTCTGTTGTATCCCCAAAGCCAAAGTAATGAACTTCACAATTGAAATTGCTGCCTCCCTCATATCTTCAGAATATCTCTCTAATGTTTCCCTGATAACCAATTGCAAAAGGAAACCCTTAAAAACATAAGAAAATGCTATGATAGAAATTTTGTAATGGAATCTCttgcataaaaaaaaacaagatgGTAATTAACTTGTTGTGAAAGGAATAACCATCGGAAGAAAACAGGTAAAATATTTCATAGAAAAGAAATAGTATCACCACAACTAGAATGCTTTGATACCATTGCTAAGGCCTCCAAATAGTCTACCAgagggttttaaattgcagtcCCTAGCCACAATTGCAG
This portion of the Lotus japonicus ecotype B-129 chromosome 3, LjGifu_v1.2 genome encodes:
- the LOC130745756 gene encoding protein SRG1-like, which translates into the protein MDAVSGSLESSLPVPSVQELSRQCPEKVPPRYLRDDDHMIITTSPSDPSPRVPVIDMSKLVNTETQQHELQNLHLACKNWGVFQMVNHGVSDASLKNMKNQVQSFFDLPFDEKNRWAQRPGSLEGYGQAFVTSENQKLDWNDMIFLKSLPVQNRKLDLWPQNPPEFRETLERYSEDMREAAISIVKFITLALGIQQTQISESFREGLYDVRMNCYPPCPEPERVLGIVPHADNSGITLLADCSDFPGLQFLKDGKWVGVEPIEGAIVANIGHIIEVMSNGIYKAPEHRAVVNKLKERLSIVTFCYPCPFIDIGPAEELIGEGNLPVYKKLTHEGYFSSFFQRNLDESFIDSLKI